In a genomic window of Desulfurobacterium atlanticum:
- a CDS encoding pyridoxal phosphate-dependent aminotransferase: MPLLSHRVRNMAPSPTMAITSKAKEMRAKGIDVIGFGAGEPDFDTPSHVKEAAIKAIEEGFTKYTPAAGIPELREVIAQKLLRENGIEYSSSQIVVTDGAKFALFSLMLSVIDEGDEVIIPAPYWVTYPEQVKFAGGKPVFVNTSEENGFIFTLELLEKVVTERTKLLILCSPSNPTGAVIPEDELKRIGEFCAEKGILIASDECYEKLVYEGEKHVSIASISDELKEITITINALSKAYSMTGWRVGYAAGPSEIISSMIKINSQSVSNVNSIAQKAAVAALTGPQEFLKDWLKAFDERRRYMVERFNSIPGVSCTVPKGAFYAFPNIKKVLERGGFKDDFEFADFLIENAKVAAVPGSAFGYPGYMRFSYATSMENIKKGLDRFEAAVRLIMEK; encoded by the coding sequence ATGCCTTTACTTTCTCATAGAGTGAGAAACATGGCTCCATCTCCTACAATGGCTATAACTTCAAAAGCAAAGGAGATGAGGGCAAAGGGAATAGATGTGATAGGTTTTGGTGCTGGAGAGCCTGACTTTGATACACCTTCTCATGTGAAAGAGGCAGCTATAAAAGCTATAGAAGAAGGATTTACAAAATACACTCCTGCGGCGGGTATTCCTGAATTAAGGGAAGTAATAGCACAAAAACTTTTAAGAGAGAACGGGATAGAGTATTCTTCATCTCAGATTGTTGTTACAGATGGAGCAAAATTTGCCCTTTTTTCTTTAATGCTTTCTGTAATAGATGAAGGAGATGAGGTAATTATTCCTGCCCCTTACTGGGTTACCTATCCTGAACAGGTTAAGTTTGCTGGTGGAAAGCCAGTTTTTGTAAATACATCAGAGGAAAATGGGTTCATATTTACTCTGGAGCTTTTAGAAAAGGTTGTAACCGAAAGAACAAAGCTTTTAATACTTTGCTCTCCAAGTAATCCGACCGGTGCTGTTATTCCTGAAGATGAACTAAAAAGGATAGGGGAGTTTTGTGCTGAAAAGGGTATTCTTATAGCTTCTGATGAATGTTATGAAAAGCTTGTTTATGAAGGTGAGAAGCATGTTAGCATAGCTTCAATATCTGATGAGTTAAAAGAGATAACAATTACAATTAATGCCCTTTCAAAGGCTTATTCAATGACAGGATGGAGAGTAGGTTATGCTGCCGGACCTTCTGAGATTATATCTTCAATGATAAAGATAAATTCTCAGTCTGTTTCAAATGTAAACTCTATTGCTCAAAAAGCTGCGGTTGCTGCTTTGACAGGCCCTCAGGAGTTTTTGAAAGATTGGCTTAAAGCTTTTGATGAAAGAAGACGTTATATGGTGGAAAGATTTAACTCTATTCCTGGAGTTTCATGCACTGTTCCGAAAGGAGCTTTTTACGCCTTTCCCAACATAAAGAAGGTTTTAGAGAGAGGCGGATTTAAGGATGATTTTGAGTTTGCAGATTTTCTTATTGAAAATGCAAAAGTAGCAGCTGTTCCCGGT
- a CDS encoding fumarate hydratase has translation MRKIDVKEIKEAVKRLCMEANYYLPEDVLSAFDKGIDKEVSPVGKNVLEILKENASIAASNQVPYCQDTGFAVFFVEIGQDVQVVGGDINEAIEEGVAEGYTEGYLRKSIVSDPLFDRRNTGNNTPPIIHYNVVPGDRLKIKMAAKGGGSENMSRLAMLKPADGVEGVKKFVLETVSEAGPNPCPPIIVGIGIGGTFEKVAYLAKKSLMRPIGDRNKDPRYAALEEELLEKINKLGIGPAGFGGKVTALDVKIEWYPCHIASLPVAVNIQCHASRHKEIEL, from the coding sequence ATGAGAAAGATAGATGTAAAAGAGATAAAAGAAGCTGTTAAGAGACTCTGTATGGAAGCAAACTATTATCTGCCTGAAGATGTACTTTCCGCTTTTGATAAAGGTATAGATAAGGAAGTGTCTCCTGTTGGCAAGAATGTTCTTGAGATTTTAAAGGAGAACGCTTCAATAGCTGCCAGTAATCAGGTGCCTTACTGTCAGGATACCGGGTTTGCTGTGTTTTTTGTTGAGATAGGGCAGGATGTTCAGGTAGTTGGTGGTGATATAAATGAAGCTATAGAGGAAGGTGTGGCTGAAGGTTATACAGAAGGATATTTGAGAAAGTCCATAGTAAGTGACCCTCTTTTTGACAGGAGAAACACCGGGAATAACACTCCACCGATAATTCATTACAACGTTGTTCCTGGAGATAGACTTAAAATCAAAATGGCGGCAAAAGGTGGTGGTAGTGAGAATATGAGCCGTCTTGCTATGCTCAAACCTGCCGATGGTGTTGAAGGGGTGAAAAAGTTTGTTCTTGAAACTGTAAGTGAAGCTGGTCCAAATCCCTGCCCTCCAATAATTGTTGGTATCGGAATAGGTGGAACTTTTGAAAAGGTTGCATATCTTGCTAAAAAATCTCTGATGCGTCCTATTGGAGATAGGAATAAAGACCCGCGATATGCAGCTCTTGAGGAAGAACTACTTGAAAAGATAAATAAACTTGGTATAGGACCTGCAGGGTTTGGCGGGAAAGTTACAGCTCTTGACGTGAAAATAGAATGGTATCCCTGCCATATAGCATCTTTACCTGTGGCTGTTAATATTCAATGTCACGCTTCAAGACATAAAGAGATAGAACTTTAG